In Hemicordylus capensis ecotype Gifberg chromosome 3, rHemCap1.1.pri, whole genome shotgun sequence, one DNA window encodes the following:
- the LOC128351680 gene encoding uncharacterized protein LOC128351680 isoform X6 produces the protein MVSEAQHFITRLAALESGLNPARPDPAAPALPLPAPEVPLPEALSPSLPPIGPVDQPPLDPATPLAPGAGGAAVPVRVLLFGHSLVFWAFKRASTSHWGSQLGFGGRASIYWLGMRGMLWGQLLPALRDHLDRFPPPDILVLHLGENDLGRRTGLSIFQQASSDLVTFCGWVPGVRIIWINWLQRRVWRGARSGLNLEKARRKVSAAIGKEVVALGGSVLRQPDLAARFPELFRPDGVHLSERGCDLYLRNIQGAIAESLGWRGVGRSSLG, from the exons GCTAGCTGCGCTTGAAAGTGGTCTCAATCCAGCCAGACCAGATCCGGCTGCACCTGCTTTGCCGCTGCCGGCTCCTGAGGTTCCGCTCCCGGAAGCACTTTCTCCATCTTTACCGCCCATAGGACCGGTTGATCAGCCGCCGCTGGATCCTGCTACCCCTCTGGCCCCGG gtgctggtggggcgGCGGTCCCGGTCCGAGTCCTGCTGTTTGGCCATTCACTGGTCTTCTGGGCGTTTAAACGGGCCAGCACCTCTCACTGGGGTTCCCAGTTGGGGTTTGGGGGCCGTGCTTCCATTTATTGGCTGGGCATGCGTGGCATGCTCTGGGGTCAGTTGCTACCTGCTTTAAGGGACCATTTAGATAGGTTCCCCCCTCCTGACATTTTAGTTTTGCACctgggggagaatgatttgggccggcgGACTGGTCTGTCCAtctttcagcaagcctcctcggatTTAGTGACGTTCTGCGGGTGGGTTCCTGGGGTTCGGATAATTTGGATCAATTGGCTTCAGCGCAGGGTTTGGCGTGGTGCTCGATCCGGCTTGAACTTGGAGAAAGCGCGTAGGAAAGTTTCAGCGGCCATTGGGAAGGAGGTCGTGGCTCTTGGAGGGTCTGTTTTGCGACAGCCGGATCTGGCTGCTCGTTTTCCGGAGCTCTTTCGCCCTGATGGGGTTCATCTTTCCGAAAGAGGTTGCGACCTGTATCTTCGCAACATCCAGGGGGCTATTGCTGAAAGTCTGGGCTGGCGGGGGGTAGGAAGGTCAAGCTTGGGCTAA
- the LOC128351680 gene encoding uncharacterized protein LOC128351680 isoform X2, with protein sequence MVSEAQHFITRLAALESGLNPARPDPAAPALPLPAPEVPLPEALSPSLPPIGPVDQPPLDPATPLAPGEPATPTPPGVTSQWPYIPWPMPAMGAWGPASLWSPYTQTWGQAASLPFPGVIGGLQGAAEQVWLGNRPAAGSLNILGSSPAPISEAGGSPGYYPMGVLPSPQHAPYGGMGLPLGGHLLPSTKEKILKGEYVDIFSLLFREPEVKHKEGESCKEHEATKRKPVEKTWNNWLSGFTIYMGVIVQAQPARAPSLLKYMDIIHRAVSDFAGSSWIRYDESFRMRAALDPTLPWDAPLQELWLVTMSPARPVDGDRSDSGHLLSRAAGSSTPAGIGQQWVQPHLVCWEYNSKGKCSRSPCRFKHMCGVCGARHPSSSCPRAKFGGFGFRSKQADNKKGPPPAPSAGKGT encoded by the coding sequence GCTAGCTGCGCTTGAAAGTGGTCTCAATCCAGCCAGACCAGATCCGGCTGCACCTGCTTTGCCGCTGCCGGCTCCTGAGGTTCCGCTCCCGGAAGCACTTTCTCCATCTTTACCGCCCATAGGACCGGTTGATCAGCCGCCGCTGGATCCTGCTACCCCTCTGGCCCCGGGTGAGCCTGCAACACCTACACCACCCGGCGTCACCAGCCAGTGGCCTTAcattccctggccgatgcctgccatgggtgccTGGGGTCCAGCTTCTTTATGGTCACCATACACACAAACCTGGGGTCAGGCTGCATCACTTCCTTTTCCCGGGGTGATAGGTGGTCTGCAGGGTGCTGCGGAACAAGTCTGGCTGGGTAACCGTCCCGCCGCTGGATCACTTAATATTCTGGGGTCTTCTCCCGCTCCCATATCTGAGGCGGGCGGTTCACCTGGCTATTACCCGATGGGGGTTCTACCCTCTCCACAGCATGCCCCCTATGGAGGCATGGGTCTTCCTTTGGGTGGTCACCTACTCCCATCCACTAAAGAGAAAATTCTTAAAGGGGAATACGTGGATATTTTCAGCTTGTTGTTCAGGGAACCTGAGGTAAAACATAAGGAGGGAGAATCATGTAAGGAGCATGAGGCCACAAAAAGGAAGCCAGTAGAAAAGACCTGGAACAACTGGCTGTCCGGCTTCACGATTTACATGGGGGTGATAGTCCAGGCCCAGCCTGCCCGGGCCCCTTCATTGTTGAAGTACATGGACATCATCCACAGGGCTGTCTCTGACTTCGCCGGATCTTCTTGGATCCGTTACGACGAAagttttagaatgagggctgccCTGGATCCCACGTTACCTTGGGATGCTCCTTTACAGGAGTTGTGGTTGGTCACCATGTCGCCAGCCCGTCCAGTAGATGGGGATAGGTCAGACAGTGGGCACCTGCTATCTCGGGCGGCGGGGTCTTCGACTCCGGCTGGCataggccagcagtgggttcaaccccacctcgTCTGTTGGGAGTATAATTCCAAGGGCAAGTGCTCCCGATCCCCCTGCCGTTTCAAGCACATGTGTGGGGTTTGTGGGGCCAGGCACCCGAGCAGCTCCTGCCCTAGGGCTAAGTTCGGGGGGTTTGGATTCAGGTCCAAGCAGGCAGACAATAAGAAGGGTCCTCCTCCCGCACCCTCTGCGGGAAAGGGGACCTAG
- the LOC128351680 gene encoding uncharacterized protein LOC128351680 isoform X4 has protein sequence MTKWLAALESGLNPARPDPAAPALPLPAPEVPLPEALSPSLPPIGPVDQPPLDPATPLAPGEPATPTPPGVTSQWPYIPWPMPAMGAWGPASLWSPYTQTWGQAASLPFPGVIGGLQGAAEQVWLGNRPAAGSLNILGSSPAPISEAGGSPGYYPMGVLPSPQHAPYGGMGLPLGGHLLPSTKEKILKGEYVDIFSLLFREPEVKHKEGESCKEHEATKRKPVEKTWNNWLSGFTIYMGVIVQAQPARAPSLLKYMDIIHRAVSDFAGSSWIRYDESFRMRAALDPTLPWDAPLQELWLVTMSPARPVDGDRSDSGHLLSRAAGSSTPAGIGQQWVQPHLVCWEYNSKGKCSRSPCRFKHMCGVCGARHPSSSCPRAKFGGFGFRSKQADNKKGPPPAPSAGKGT, from the coding sequence GCTAGCTGCGCTTGAAAGTGGTCTCAATCCAGCCAGACCAGATCCGGCTGCACCTGCTTTGCCGCTGCCGGCTCCTGAGGTTCCGCTCCCGGAAGCACTTTCTCCATCTTTACCGCCCATAGGACCGGTTGATCAGCCGCCGCTGGATCCTGCTACCCCTCTGGCCCCGGGTGAGCCTGCAACACCTACACCACCCGGCGTCACCAGCCAGTGGCCTTAcattccctggccgatgcctgccatgggtgccTGGGGTCCAGCTTCTTTATGGTCACCATACACACAAACCTGGGGTCAGGCTGCATCACTTCCTTTTCCCGGGGTGATAGGTGGTCTGCAGGGTGCTGCGGAACAAGTCTGGCTGGGTAACCGTCCCGCCGCTGGATCACTTAATATTCTGGGGTCTTCTCCCGCTCCCATATCTGAGGCGGGCGGTTCACCTGGCTATTACCCGATGGGGGTTCTACCCTCTCCACAGCATGCCCCCTATGGAGGCATGGGTCTTCCTTTGGGTGGTCACCTACTCCCATCCACTAAAGAGAAAATTCTTAAAGGGGAATACGTGGATATTTTCAGCTTGTTGTTCAGGGAACCTGAGGTAAAACATAAGGAGGGAGAATCATGTAAGGAGCATGAGGCCACAAAAAGGAAGCCAGTAGAAAAGACCTGGAACAACTGGCTGTCCGGCTTCACGATTTACATGGGGGTGATAGTCCAGGCCCAGCCTGCCCGGGCCCCTTCATTGTTGAAGTACATGGACATCATCCACAGGGCTGTCTCTGACTTCGCCGGATCTTCTTGGATCCGTTACGACGAAagttttagaatgagggctgccCTGGATCCCACGTTACCTTGGGATGCTCCTTTACAGGAGTTGTGGTTGGTCACCATGTCGCCAGCCCGTCCAGTAGATGGGGATAGGTCAGACAGTGGGCACCTGCTATCTCGGGCGGCGGGGTCTTCGACTCCGGCTGGCataggccagcagtgggttcaaccccacctcgTCTGTTGGGAGTATAATTCCAAGGGCAAGTGCTCCCGATCCCCCTGCCGTTTCAAGCACATGTGTGGGGTTTGTGGGGCCAGGCACCCGAGCAGCTCCTGCCCTAGGGCTAAGTTCGGGGGGTTTGGATTCAGGTCCAAGCAGGCAGACAATAAGAAGGGTCCTCCTCCCGCACCCTCTGCGGGAAAGGGGACCTAG
- the LOC128351680 gene encoding uncharacterized protein LOC128351680 isoform X3: protein MIRIFYSRLAALESGLNPARPDPAAPALPLPAPEVPLPEALSPSLPPIGPVDQPPLDPATPLAPGEPATPTPPGVTSQWPYIPWPMPAMGAWGPASLWSPYTQTWGQAASLPFPGVIGGLQGAAEQVWLGNRPAAGSLNILGSSPAPISEAGGSPGYYPMGVLPSPQHAPYGGMGLPLGGHLLPSTKEKILKGEYVDIFSLLFREPEVKHKEGESCKEHEATKRKPVEKTWNNWLSGFTIYMGVIVQAQPARAPSLLKYMDIIHRAVSDFAGSSWIRYDESFRMRAALDPTLPWDAPLQELWLVTMSPARPVDGDRSDSGHLLSRAAGSSTPAGIGQQWVQPHLVCWEYNSKGKCSRSPCRFKHMCGVCGARHPSSSCPRAKFGGFGFRSKQADNKKGPPPAPSAGKGT from the coding sequence GCTAGCTGCGCTTGAAAGTGGTCTCAATCCAGCCAGACCAGATCCGGCTGCACCTGCTTTGCCGCTGCCGGCTCCTGAGGTTCCGCTCCCGGAAGCACTTTCTCCATCTTTACCGCCCATAGGACCGGTTGATCAGCCGCCGCTGGATCCTGCTACCCCTCTGGCCCCGGGTGAGCCTGCAACACCTACACCACCCGGCGTCACCAGCCAGTGGCCTTAcattccctggccgatgcctgccatgggtgccTGGGGTCCAGCTTCTTTATGGTCACCATACACACAAACCTGGGGTCAGGCTGCATCACTTCCTTTTCCCGGGGTGATAGGTGGTCTGCAGGGTGCTGCGGAACAAGTCTGGCTGGGTAACCGTCCCGCCGCTGGATCACTTAATATTCTGGGGTCTTCTCCCGCTCCCATATCTGAGGCGGGCGGTTCACCTGGCTATTACCCGATGGGGGTTCTACCCTCTCCACAGCATGCCCCCTATGGAGGCATGGGTCTTCCTTTGGGTGGTCACCTACTCCCATCCACTAAAGAGAAAATTCTTAAAGGGGAATACGTGGATATTTTCAGCTTGTTGTTCAGGGAACCTGAGGTAAAACATAAGGAGGGAGAATCATGTAAGGAGCATGAGGCCACAAAAAGGAAGCCAGTAGAAAAGACCTGGAACAACTGGCTGTCCGGCTTCACGATTTACATGGGGGTGATAGTCCAGGCCCAGCCTGCCCGGGCCCCTTCATTGTTGAAGTACATGGACATCATCCACAGGGCTGTCTCTGACTTCGCCGGATCTTCTTGGATCCGTTACGACGAAagttttagaatgagggctgccCTGGATCCCACGTTACCTTGGGATGCTCCTTTACAGGAGTTGTGGTTGGTCACCATGTCGCCAGCCCGTCCAGTAGATGGGGATAGGTCAGACAGTGGGCACCTGCTATCTCGGGCGGCGGGGTCTTCGACTCCGGCTGGCataggccagcagtgggttcaaccccacctcgTCTGTTGGGAGTATAATTCCAAGGGCAAGTGCTCCCGATCCCCCTGCCGTTTCAAGCACATGTGTGGGGTTTGTGGGGCCAGGCACCCGAGCAGCTCCTGCCCTAGGGCTAAGTTCGGGGGGTTTGGATTCAGGTCCAAGCAGGCAGACAATAAGAAGGGTCCTCCTCCCGCACCCTCTGCGGGAAAGGGGACCTAG
- the LOC128351680 gene encoding uncharacterized protein LOC128351680 isoform X5, with protein sequence MPAMGAWGPASLWSPYTQTWGQAASLPFPGVIGGLQGAAEQVWLGNRPAAGSLNILGSSPAPISEAGGSPGYYPMGVLPSPQHAPYGGMGLPLGGHLLPSTKEKILKGEYVDIFSLLFREPEVKHKEGESCKEHEATKRKPVEKTWNNWLSGFTIYMGVIVQAQPARAPSLLKYMDIIHRAVSDFAGSSWIRYDESFRMRAALDPTLPWDAPLQELWLVTMSPARPVDGDRSDSGHLLSRAAGSSTPAGIGQQWVQPHLVCWEYNSKGKCSRSPCRFKHMCGVCGARHPSSSCPRAKFGGFGFRSKQADNKKGPPPAPSAGKGT encoded by the coding sequence atgcctgccatgggtgccTGGGGTCCAGCTTCTTTATGGTCACCATACACACAAACCTGGGGTCAGGCTGCATCACTTCCTTTTCCCGGGGTGATAGGTGGTCTGCAGGGTGCTGCGGAACAAGTCTGGCTGGGTAACCGTCCCGCCGCTGGATCACTTAATATTCTGGGGTCTTCTCCCGCTCCCATATCTGAGGCGGGCGGTTCACCTGGCTATTACCCGATGGGGGTTCTACCCTCTCCACAGCATGCCCCCTATGGAGGCATGGGTCTTCCTTTGGGTGGTCACCTACTCCCATCCACTAAAGAGAAAATTCTTAAAGGGGAATACGTGGATATTTTCAGCTTGTTGTTCAGGGAACCTGAGGTAAAACATAAGGAGGGAGAATCATGTAAGGAGCATGAGGCCACAAAAAGGAAGCCAGTAGAAAAGACCTGGAACAACTGGCTGTCCGGCTTCACGATTTACATGGGGGTGATAGTCCAGGCCCAGCCTGCCCGGGCCCCTTCATTGTTGAAGTACATGGACATCATCCACAGGGCTGTCTCTGACTTCGCCGGATCTTCTTGGATCCGTTACGACGAAagttttagaatgagggctgccCTGGATCCCACGTTACCTTGGGATGCTCCTTTACAGGAGTTGTGGTTGGTCACCATGTCGCCAGCCCGTCCAGTAGATGGGGATAGGTCAGACAGTGGGCACCTGCTATCTCGGGCGGCGGGGTCTTCGACTCCGGCTGGCataggccagcagtgggttcaaccccacctcgTCTGTTGGGAGTATAATTCCAAGGGCAAGTGCTCCCGATCCCCCTGCCGTTTCAAGCACATGTGTGGGGTTTGTGGGGCCAGGCACCCGAGCAGCTCCTGCCCTAGGGCTAAGTTCGGGGGGTTTGGATTCAGGTCCAAGCAGGCAGACAATAAGAAGGGTCCTCCTCCCGCACCCTCTGCGGGAAAGGGGACCTAG